One stretch of Musicola paradisiaca NCPPB 2511 DNA includes these proteins:
- the zwf gene encoding glucose-6-phosphate dehydrogenase, producing the protein MAVTSTAQACDLVIFGAKGDLARRKLLPSLYQLEKAGHIHPETRIIGVGRADWSKADYVKVVQDALDTFLKEPVDATLWSTLSERLDFCNLDVEDTAGFARLGAMLDQQNRVTINYFAMPPSTFGAICRGLGEAGLNKEPTRVVMEKPLGTDLNSSRAINNQVAKYFDECQVYRIDHYLGKETVLNLLALRFANSLFANNWDNRTIDHVQITVAEEVGIEGRWGYFDKAGQMRDMIQNHLLQILTMIAMSPPADLSTDRIRDEKVKVLRSLRRIDRSNVHDVTVRGQYTSGFVQGKKVPGYLEEEGANKTSNTETFVAIRVDIDDWRWSGVPFYLRTGKRLPSKCSEVVVYFKNPALNLFSDSYQQLPQNKLIIRLQPDEGVEIQILNKIPGLDHKHRLQTTKLDLSFSETFNQQHLADAYERLLLETMRGIQALFVRRDEVEEAWKWVDSIMDAWSMDNDSPKPYQAGTWGPVASVAMITRDGRSWNEVE; encoded by the coding sequence ATGGCGGTAACGTCAACGGCTCAGGCGTGTGACCTGGTGATTTTCGGTGCGAAGGGCGACCTGGCGCGCCGTAAGTTGTTGCCTTCACTGTATCAACTGGAAAAGGCAGGCCATATTCATCCGGAAACCCGCATCATCGGGGTGGGACGTGCGGACTGGAGTAAAGCCGATTACGTTAAAGTAGTGCAGGATGCGCTGGACACCTTCCTCAAGGAGCCGGTGGATGCAACATTGTGGAGCACCCTGAGCGAGCGGCTTGACTTCTGCAATCTGGATGTGGAGGACACCGCCGGTTTTGCCCGTCTCGGCGCCATGCTTGACCAACAAAACCGTGTCACCATCAACTATTTCGCCATGCCGCCGAGCACGTTCGGCGCCATTTGTCGCGGGTTGGGCGAAGCCGGGCTGAACAAAGAGCCGACCCGGGTCGTGATGGAAAAACCGCTGGGCACCGATCTGAACTCCTCCCGCGCCATCAACAATCAGGTGGCCAAATATTTCGACGAATGTCAGGTCTACCGTATCGACCACTATCTGGGCAAAGAGACGGTGCTCAACCTGCTGGCGCTGCGGTTTGCCAACTCGCTGTTCGCCAACAATTGGGATAATCGCACCATTGATCATGTGCAGATCACCGTGGCGGAAGAAGTCGGCATCGAGGGGCGCTGGGGTTACTTCGATAAGGCCGGACAGATGCGCGATATGATCCAGAACCATTTGTTGCAGATTCTGACCATGATCGCCATGTCGCCGCCGGCGGATCTCTCGACCGACCGTATCCGCGATGAAAAAGTAAAAGTGCTGCGCTCGCTGCGCCGTATCGATCGCTCCAACGTGCACGACGTCACGGTGCGCGGCCAGTACACCAGCGGTTTCGTGCAGGGTAAAAAAGTGCCGGGTTATCTGGAAGAAGAGGGCGCCAACAAAACCAGCAACACCGAAACGTTTGTGGCGATCCGCGTCGATATCGACGACTGGCGCTGGTCGGGCGTGCCGTTTTATCTGCGCACCGGCAAACGCCTGCCGAGCAAGTGTTCGGAAGTGGTGGTGTATTTCAAAAACCCGGCGCTCAACCTGTTCAGCGATTCTTATCAGCAACTGCCGCAGAACAAACTGATTATCCGCCTGCAACCGGATGAAGGGGTGGAGATTCAGATTCTGAACAAGATCCCGGGGCTGGATCACAAGCACCGGCTGCAAACCACCAAACTGGATTTGAGTTTTTCGGAAACGTTCAATCAGCAGCATCTGGCCGATGCCTATGAGCGTTTGCTGCTGGAAACCATGCGCGGGATTCAGGCGTTGTTCGTCCGGCGCGATGAAGTGGAAGAAGCCTGGAAATGGGTGGATTCCATTATGGATGCCTGGTCGATGGATAACGACTCGCCGAAGCCGTATCAGGCGGGAACCTGGGGGCCGGTGGCGTCGGTGGCGATGATCACCCGTGACGGCCGCTCCTGGAACGAAGTGGAATAA
- the pyk gene encoding pyruvate kinase, whose product MSRRLRRTKIVTTLGPATDRDNNLEKIIAAGANVVRLNFSHGTQEDHQLRADRVREVAAKLGRHVAILGDLQGPKIRVSTFREGKIFLNVGDKFLLDANLGKGEGDKEKVGIDYKGLPDDVVPGDILLLDDGRVQLKVLGVDGMKVYTEVTVGGPLSNNKGINKLGGGLSAEALTEKDKADIIIAAKIGVDYLAVSFPRTGEDLHYARRLAREAGCQAKIVSKVERAEAVSTDDAMDDIILASDVVMVARGDLGVEIGDPELVGIQKKLIRRARKLNRAVITATQMMESMITNPMPTRAEVMDVANAVLDGTDAVMLSAETAAGQYPAETVAAMAKVCVGAEKIPSINVSKHRLDIQFDNVEESVAMSAMYAANHLKGVTAIIAMTESGRTALMMSRISSGLPIFAMSRHEHTLNLTALYRGVTPVQFSSYTDGVAAANDAVLLLRDKGFLMSGDLVIVTQGDVMGTVGTTNTVRILRVE is encoded by the coding sequence ATGTCCAGACGGCTCAGAAGAACCAAAATCGTTACCACACTGGGGCCGGCTACCGACCGCGACAATAATCTGGAAAAGATTATCGCCGCAGGCGCTAACGTAGTCCGCCTGAACTTCTCCCACGGCACTCAGGAAGACCATCAGCTGCGCGCTGACCGGGTGCGCGAAGTCGCAGCGAAACTGGGTCGTCATGTCGCCATTTTGGGCGACTTGCAGGGGCCGAAAATCCGTGTATCCACGTTCAGGGAAGGAAAGATTTTCCTCAATGTGGGCGATAAATTCCTGCTGGATGCCAACCTCGGCAAAGGTGAAGGCGATAAAGAAAAAGTCGGCATCGACTACAAAGGCTTGCCGGACGACGTGGTTCCCGGCGATATCCTGCTGCTGGATGATGGCCGTGTGCAACTGAAAGTCCTGGGCGTGGACGGCATGAAAGTCTACACCGAGGTGACGGTAGGCGGCCCGTTGTCTAACAACAAGGGCATCAACAAACTGGGCGGCGGCTTGTCGGCGGAAGCGTTGACGGAAAAAGACAAGGCCGACATCATCATCGCCGCCAAAATCGGCGTCGATTACCTGGCGGTCTCGTTCCCCCGTACCGGCGAAGACTTGCATTATGCCCGTCGGCTGGCTCGCGAAGCCGGCTGCCAGGCCAAGATTGTTTCCAAAGTGGAGCGCGCCGAAGCGGTAAGCACCGATGACGCCATGGACGACATCATCCTGGCCTCTGACGTCGTCATGGTGGCGCGCGGCGATCTGGGCGTGGAAATCGGCGACCCGGAACTGGTCGGTATTCAGAAAAAACTGATCCGTCGCGCCCGTAAGCTGAACCGTGCGGTCATCACCGCCACCCAGATGATGGAATCGATGATCACTAATCCGATGCCGACCCGCGCCGAAGTCATGGACGTGGCCAACGCGGTATTGGATGGCACCGACGCCGTCATGCTGTCGGCGGAAACCGCAGCGGGGCAATACCCGGCGGAAACCGTAGCGGCGATGGCCAAAGTCTGTGTCGGCGCGGAAAAAATCCCCAGCATCAACGTCTCCAAACACCGCCTTGATATCCAGTTCGACAATGTTGAAGAATCCGTCGCCATGTCCGCCATGTACGCGGCCAACCACCTGAAAGGGGTAACGGCCATCATTGCGATGACCGAATCCGGCCGCACCGCGCTGATGATGTCCCGCATCAGTTCCGGCCTGCCGATCTTCGCGATGTCCCGCCACGAGCACACGCTGAACCTGACGGCACTGTACCGCGGCGTAACGCCGGTGCAGTTCTCCAGCTACACGGACGGCGTCGCCGCCGCCAATGATGCGGTGCTGTTACTGCGCGACAAAGGCTTCCTGATGTCCGGCGATCTGGTGATCGTCACCCAAGGCGACGTGATGGGCACGGTAGGCACCACCAATACCGTCCGTATTCTGCGCGTCGAATAA
- the mepM gene encoding murein DD-endopeptidase MepM — MQQIVRTITLAYNSLPRPHRVMLGSLTFITLAAAVWRPVTYPPVNDAPAMVKDIDGDINHYQTLNPPASEPLDTTPVPPLGEGRSASTPNINTAPEATASGAAASVSASAAAPMADSEPLDQPSTTQGIPDGKSEEEDDGSHEYVVTSGDTLSSILTQYGIDMSDISALADRHTSLRNLKIGQQLSWTLDDDGALQTLSWQVSRRESRTYTRKGNIFTEEVENIEGDWQDKVFTGRMNGSFVSSAQSAGLTANEAREVIRALQWQLDLHKVRKDDEFSVLTSREMLDGHTEQTELQAVRLRTGGKNYYAFRADDGKFYDREGAGLSRGFLRFPTMKQFKISSNFNPRRLNPVTGRIAPHRGVDFSMPVGTPVLAAGDGEVVVAERDSEAGNYIAIRHGRQYTTRYMHMTRLLVKPGQRVKRGDRIGLSGNTGRSTGPHLHYEIWINQQAVNPLTAKLPRSEGLVGKDRREYLARVKDYLPQLKFDD; from the coding sequence GTGCAGCAGATAGTCCGAACTATCACTCTGGCGTATAACAGTCTGCCCCGACCCCATCGCGTGATGCTGGGGTCGTTGACTTTTATCACACTGGCTGCCGCAGTCTGGCGGCCAGTGACATATCCGCCGGTTAACGATGCGCCCGCCATGGTGAAAGACATCGACGGCGACATCAATCATTACCAGACGCTCAATCCTCCCGCCAGCGAACCGCTGGATACCACGCCGGTTCCGCCGCTGGGCGAGGGGCGCAGCGCCTCCACGCCGAACATTAACACCGCGCCCGAGGCCACTGCGTCAGGCGCCGCTGCCAGCGTCAGCGCGTCGGCTGCCGCGCCGATGGCCGACAGCGAACCGCTGGATCAGCCCTCCACTACGCAAGGCATCCCGGACGGGAAGTCGGAAGAAGAAGACGATGGCAGTCATGAATATGTCGTGACGTCCGGCGATACGCTGAGCAGCATCCTGACCCAGTATGGTATTGATATGTCGGATATTTCCGCGCTGGCGGATCGGCATACTTCGTTGCGTAACCTCAAGATCGGCCAGCAATTGTCCTGGACGCTTGATGACGACGGCGCGTTGCAGACCCTCAGCTGGCAGGTCTCCCGCCGTGAAAGCCGCACGTATACTCGTAAAGGCAATATCTTCACTGAAGAAGTGGAAAATATTGAGGGCGACTGGCAGGACAAGGTCTTTACCGGTCGGATGAACGGCAGTTTTGTCAGTAGCGCGCAGTCCGCCGGCTTGACCGCCAATGAGGCCCGGGAAGTGATTCGTGCCTTGCAGTGGCAACTGGATTTGCACAAGGTGCGCAAAGACGACGAGTTTTCCGTCCTGACGTCCCGCGAAATGCTGGATGGCCACACCGAACAAACCGAATTGCAGGCGGTGCGTCTGCGTACCGGCGGCAAGAATTACTATGCATTCCGTGCCGACGACGGCAAATTTTACGATCGTGAAGGCGCCGGATTATCGCGGGGTTTCCTGCGTTTCCCGACGATGAAGCAGTTCAAAATCTCCTCCAACTTTAACCCGCGCCGCCTGAATCCGGTGACGGGGCGAATCGCACCGCATCGCGGCGTCGATTTCTCCATGCCGGTGGGGACGCCGGTGTTGGCTGCCGGTGATGGCGAAGTGGTGGTGGCCGAGCGTGATAGCGAAGCCGGCAATTACATTGCGATTCGCCACGGCCGCCAATATACCACCCGTTATATGCATATGACGCGGTTGCTGGTGAAACCGGGTCAGCGGGTGAAGCGCGGTGATCGTATCGGCCTTTCCGGCAATACCGGCCGTTCGACCGGCCCGCATCTGCATTATGAAATCTGGATCAATCAGCAGGCCGTGAACCCGCTGACGGCCAAGTTGCCGCGCTCCGAAGGGCTGGTGGGTAAAGACCGCCGCGAGTATCTGGCGCGCGTCAAAGATTACCTGCCGCAGTTGAAGTTTGATGATTAA